A genome region from Oenanthe melanoleuca isolate GR-GAL-2019-014 chromosome 2, OMel1.0, whole genome shotgun sequence includes the following:
- the LOC130248842 gene encoding patched domain-containing protein 3 codes for MAGPRDPAERCSCRNTDCLERPLRRLFQGLASGVAACPWPFVLVPLLLSGGLGAGFIFLPQLQANDIEGQFTPTWGPAKAERDFVRQHFPPNDSERFSAPRLPTEGAYAALIAVATDGTSVLEPAAWAEVLRLNAAVHDAEYERLCARTADGCASPNPLLPRRGDAGPPAPGSLRFPVNGSVFLGTALGGVQTDGGRVRTARALKLLYYLREDGPEAQDSRQWLRSFLRNISSKLAELRLRSIQVTYFTSLSRQQEFEGNTKSVIPLFSITYFLTITFAIVSCLRLSCIRNNIWLASCGVLSSGLAVLSSFGLLLFCGVPFVVTVANAPFLILGVGVDDMFIMIASWEQSSRKKDKSNVKSLLAETYAEAALSVTITTLTDVLAFFIGTWTAFPSVRSFCLYTGTAFVFCYVYTLTFFGAVLVLNHKREQGNRHWLTCMRVDVGKDPAENSCLYNACCIGSGSGQPSEPEGEHPMSIFFKKYYGPFVTNRWIKLLMLLLYGAYLGGSIYGCTQIREGIDLRNLANDDSYVIPYYDNDEKYFSTYGPRVMVVITESVDYWNESVRLGIESCAQNLENISYVDRNLSESWLRVYTELAKGGLVSINSKTDFLSNLNILFSDFPSFEWDINMTQDGVEASRFFIQTVNVTSAVDEKNLLNQLRESAKQCSIPLQVYHPAFIYYDQYLVIVQNTIQNIVIAAGAMLVVSLLLIPNPLCCLWVTFAIASVIVGVAGFMTFWSVNLDSISMINLVICIGFSVDFSAHISYAFVTSGESSANKRATEALSLLGYPVLQGAVSTILGVVVLAAANTYIFRTFFKIMFLVILFGALHGLVFIPVFLTFFGNFGSSPQNNLSKNLEHRFRNDKDCP; via the exons ATGGCGGGGCCGCGGGACCCCGCGGAGCGCTGCTCCTGCCGCAACACCGACTGCCTGGAGCGGCCGCTGCGCCGGCTCTTCCAAGGGCTGGCGAGCGGCGTGGCCGCCTGCCCCTGGCCCTTCGTGCTGGTGCCGCTGCTGCTGTCGGGCGGGCTGGGTGCCGGCTTCATCTTCCTGCCGCAGCTGCAGGCGAATGACATCGAGGGGCAGTTCACGCCGACGTGGGGCCCCGCCAAGGCCGAGCGCGACTTCGTGCGGCAGCACTTTCCCCCCAACGACTCGGAGCGCTTCTCCGCCCCGCGGCTGCCCACCGAGGGCGCCTACGCCGCCCTCATCGCCGTGGCGACCGACGGCACCTCGGTCCTGGAGCCGGCGGCGTGGGCAGAGGTGCTGCGGCTGAACGCGGCCGTGCACGACGCCGAGTACGAGCGGCTCTGCGCCCGCACCGCCGACGGCTGCGCCAGCCCCAACCCGCTGCTGCCGCGGCGGGGCGATGCGGGACCGCCCGCCCCGGGGAGCCTCCGCTTCCCCGTCAATGGCAGCGTCTTCCTGGGCACCGCGCTGGGCGGCGTGCAGACGGACGGCGGGCGGGTGCGCACGGCGCGGGCCCTGAAGCTGCTCTATTACCTGCGGGAGGACGGCCCCGAGGCGCAGGACAGCCGCCAGTGGCTGCGGAGCTTCCTGCGGAACATCTCCTCCAAGCTGGCGGAGTTGCGCCTCCGCTCCATCCAG GTGACTTACTTTACCTCATTGTCCAGACAACAAGAGTTTGAAGGAAATACCAAGAGTGTGATCCCACTCTTCTCCATAACATATTTCCTGACAATCACCTTTGCAATCGTCTCTTGCCTAAG ACTGAGCTGTATAAGAAATAATATCTGGCTTGCAAGCTGTGGAGTGCTTTCTTCTGGCTTAGCTGTATTAAGCAGCTTTGGATTGCTACTCTTCTGTGGAGTGCCATTTGTGGTCACAGTAGCAAATGCACCATTCCTGATTCTGG GGGTTGGTGTTGATGACATGTTCATCATGATTGCTTCCTGGGAACAAAGttcaaggaaaaaagataaatccAATGTTAAATCTCTGCTGGCTGAGACTTATGCAGAGGCAGCGCTTTCTGTGACCATCACTACTCTGACAGATGTTTTGGCCTTCTTCATTGGCACCTGGACTGCTTTTCCATCCGTGAGGTCTTTTTGCCTCTACACAGGCACAGCCTTTGTCTTCTGCTATGTATATACCCTGACCTTCTTTGGGGCAGTTCTGGTATTAAATCACAAAAGGGAGCAAGGGAACCGACACTGGCTGACTTGTATGCGTGTGGATGTAGGTAAAGATCCGGCTGAGAACTCCTGCTTGTACAATGCTTGCTGTATCGGCAGCGGTTCTGGGCAGCCATCTGAGCCAGAAGGCGAGCATCCAATGAGcatattctttaaaaagtattatGGCCCTTTTGTTACAAATAGATGGATCAAGCTGCTCATGCTGTTGCTGTATGGAGCGTATTTGGGTGGCAGCATTTACGGGTGTACTCAGATCAGGGAAGGCATTGATCTCCGAAATCTGGCAAATGATGACTCCTACGTTATTCCATACTATGATAATGATGAGAAATACTTCTCCACATATGGACCCAGGGTCATGGTTGTCATTACTGAGAGTGTAGATTACTGGAATGAGTCCGTGCGTCTTGGCATTGAGAGCTGTGCACAGAATTTAGAGAACATTTCCTATGTAGATAGGAACCTCTCAGAGTCATGGCTGAGAGTATACACAGAACTTGCCAAAGGAGGTTTGGTAAGTATAAACAGTAAAACTGACTTCTTAAGCAACTTAAATATACTGTTCTCGGATTTTCCCAGTTTTGAGTGGGACATAAACATGACTCAGGATGGAGTAGAAGCTTCACGTTTCTTTATCCAGACGGTGAACGTGACATCAGCCGTGGATGAGAAGAATCTCCTCAATCAGTTAAGAGAGTCAGCCAAGCAGTGCAGCATTCCACTGCAGGTGTATCACCCAGCCTTCATCTACTATGACCAGTACCTGGTAATAGTGCAGAACACGATTCAGAACATCGTCATTGCTGCCGGGGCGATGCTCGTTGTCTCCCTTCTGCTCATTCCCAACCCGCTGTGCTGCTTGTGGGTGACTTTTGCCATAGCCTCTGTTATAGTTGGCGTTGCTGGTTTCATGACATTCTGGAGCGTCAATCTCGATTCCATATCCATGATCAACCTGGTCATTTGCATTGGGTTTTCAGTAGATTTTTCTGCTCATATTTCCTATGCCTTTGTTACGAGTGGAGAGTCATCGGCCAATAAAAGGGCAACTGAAGCTCTGTCCCTGTTGGGTTATCCAGTACTACAGGGTGCAGTTTCTACGATACTAGGAGTAGTtgtcctggctgcagcaaaTACCTACATCTTCAGGACATTCTTCAAGATCATGTTCCTTGTTATTTTGTTTGGGGCTCTTCATGGACTTGTTTTTATTCCAgtgtttttaacattttttggAAACTTTGGCAGTTCTCCCCAAAATAACTTGTCTAAAAATTTAGAGCATAGATTTAGAAATGATAAAGACTGTCcatga